In Candidatus Zixiibacteriota bacterium, a single window of DNA contains:
- a CDS encoding cytochrome c biogenesis protein CcdA, whose product MDNVTLLAAFGAGLLSFISPCVLPIVPGYLSFISGVSIDELQKKQSKAVYKVFLNSLFFVLGFSVVFIALGASATVVSGFLTDYMHIIGKVAGVVIIILGLHYIGLFKIKLLNYEKRFNMSDKKIGPLGAFFVGFAFAFGWTPCIGPILATILAIAAAEDTVWRGIILLLFYSAGLAIPFLLTALAFNAFISVSSKIKKHFRIVEIIGGVFLILVGLLIFTDSLSYLSGMFSQWFPWLELG is encoded by the coding sequence ATTTCCCCATGTGTTTTACCGATTGTGCCCGGCTATCTATCATTTATATCCGGCGTTTCGATAGACGAACTTCAGAAAAAACAGTCCAAAGCGGTCTATAAAGTATTTCTAAATTCATTATTTTTTGTATTGGGCTTTTCGGTTGTCTTTATAGCGCTGGGCGCTTCGGCAACGGTTGTATCTGGTTTTCTAACCGATTATATGCATATCATTGGCAAGGTTGCCGGTGTAGTTATCATTATTCTTGGCTTGCATTATATTGGTTTGTTTAAAATCAAATTGCTTAATTATGAAAAGCGGTTTAATATGAGCGACAAAAAGATTGGCCCGCTTGGCGCATTTTTTGTCGGTTTTGCGTTTGCTTTTGGCTGGACTCCATGCATCGGGCCGATACTGGCGACTATTTTGGCGATTGCCGCGGCAGAGGATACGGTATGGCGGGGTATTATCTTGTTGTTGTTTTATTCTGCCGGTTTAGCTATCCCGTTTTTATTGACTGCGCTGGCGTTTAATGCTTTTATTTCGGTATCCAGCAAGATAAAGAAGCATTTCAGGATAGTCGAGATTATCGGCGGTGTATTTCTTATACTGGTTGGCTTATTAATATTTACCGATTCGCTAAGCTATCTTTCCGGAATGTTTTCCCAATGGTTCCCTTGGCTGGAACTCGGCTAA